The genomic segment CTTCTTCTTCATAATACCCCTTTTTCAATATTGTAAAAATCAGGTATATTAAATTTGTTTTGCACTTTAACAAAATTTTTCGACAGTAATTCTTCTTCTGAAAGACTTTGATTATTTATAGCATTATTCAGACAAAAATCCACTAAATCCTTATTGTTTTCATTATTTGCAGATGAATTTTTGAATTTTTGAATAATATTTTTACGGCTTAAGCCAAAATGTTGCATTGTAACCTCTCCCAAAAATCTAAATTTAGATTTTTTATTTATCGGGATAATTTTAGAAGGGTCTAATAATATCGGATAATAACCGCCCCCATTTAATATTAATTTTGAATTTTTATCAATTTTATATATAAAAGGCGCAAACCAAGTTTCGTAGTTTATATTCCTATATATAGGCAAATGCGAATAAAAGACCTGATTACAAGCTGAATGAGATATATTTTGATCTATAATAATTTTTTTTGCCTTTTCGAACTCTTCTTTATCATAAAACTCGTCTGTATCTAAAAGCATGAAATAATTACAGCCTGCTTTTTTAGCCGCTTCTAATCCAATATTTCTTTTTTTCACTTCGTTATCATTTGGACTTATCGAAGTATTTAATACAGGTGTGAAAAATAGAATTTCATCAATAAGTCCTTTATTTTTCAACTCAATTAATGTTTGTTGTAACTTTGGGTCGCAGGGATTTCCAAACCAAGACAATTCTTGCCAAACAACGTTTATATAGTCTGCAAGAGGACGAATATTAAGTAATGAAGATTCTAGCAGTTCTTCTCCATCCCAAACAGAATAAGAAACTCCTAATTTCATCTTTTCAGTATTTTGGTCAATATTTATGAATTTAGTTCTTAAATATTTTCTCCAATTTTTTATAGGAATTAATGAGCATAAAAGTTTTATGATGTGCGATTTCATCTGTTGGAGTACCTTTATATAATTTAATCTTCTTTTATAACAGCAATAAAATTACTGTATATCAAAATTTCTTGCCGTTCTTCATATTGAGTAAATTCGAACAATCCATCTCTAAGTACTCTATAAATTTTGTAGTTCTCTTTTAATAAATACCAGAAATCTCTAAAAAAAGTTCTTGAATCAACATTGCATCCGCCAAATTCAAATTGTATTATTTTAATTTTTTTTGCATTTAACATGTTTTTCGCACCATTTAATACGTTAAATTCATGTCCTTCAACATCTAATTTTAATACATCAATATAATTAATATTATTAGCCTGACAATACAGGTCTAGGGTTTTCAATTCAACTTCTTCTTTAATATGCAGATTTATATTAAAATGTTCAATTTTTCGATCGTATAAACTTGCTAAATCCGAACTGGGAGTGTCTTTGTATAAAGTAAGTGTCTCTTCTTTGTCACTTAATCCAAAATTATTCAATTTAACATTTGGATTATTTATATTTTTATTTAACTTTTCAAATGTTGCTTTTGATGGTTCAAAAGCGTGCAGATAAAGTTTTTTATTTATGCAACCTTTTAATATTTCTGTTGAATAGTTACCAACGTTCGCACCAACGTCAAATATAGTAACATCTTCATTTTCAATCATGTTAATCATATTAATCATATTTTTTATAGTTAAATCTTCACCCGAATCACTAAGTTCTAAAGTACCGCCAATATTTAATCCTATTATTGAGCATTTATGAAGTTCATTGAAAAGGACTTGATAATCTTCAAGCCCCCCCTTTTCTTGAGTGAATTTTTTCATAAATTTTATTATACGTTTATGTATTTTTCTTCTTATAAGTTTCTTTATCATTCTGTTTTTCCTTATTATTCTTACAATTTAAGCATTATTAACCATGTTGAAAAAATGGTTATAGTCTCTTATATATTCATTTTCATCGTAATATTCGTTAGATAAAACAAGCAGCACTGTATTATGAGAGAATTCATACATTTCTTTCCAAACAAGCTTATTTAAATATAAAGCTTTTTGCGGTTTATTAAGCAAAATATCATCTTGTTCCTTCCCTGTATCAACTTTAACTCTACAGCTTCCTGATATAACAATCAAAAGAAATTCCGATTTTTTATTTGCATGCACGCCTCTTGTGATTTCACCTTTTGTGTCAAATATGTAAAAAGCCCTTTTTACTTCAAAAGGGACATTTTGATTCTTTTCAAAAGCAACTAAAGAGCCTCTATCATCTCCATTTACATTTAAATCTATTAATTTATATTGCATTCCCTACTCCAGACATTTATATAAACCTATTATAGAGCTTAAATATTTCTATAGGGTAATTCTTCATAATATTTAACAATTAAACACATACTTACTTAATAAACTTTAGCATTATACTATATTAATGAAATCTATACAGTACTAAACTTTATTAAGGACATTATTAATGATTAAATATTTAATTAAGTTTTTTTGCCTTCTAATACCATTTAAAAATTACAGAAAAAAATTCAGAACGTTATTGTTTGATTCATTGGTGACAAAAGAAATGAGTTTTAAAAAAGCAATAATTTTGCTTTTTAAAAAAAGGTTTGTCCGTTTTAAAACAACTCCTGAGTTTTTTACTTTTAAAAAAACTAATAATGCGATAGTTTCAATAATTATTCCTGTATATAATCAATACAATTTTACTCGTCTTTGCTTATGGTCAATTTTGCAAAATACAAAAGATCTCTCGTATGAAATTATAATTGCAGATGATAACTCTAATGATGAAACTGAATATATTCAAAAAAAGATTGGTAATCTAACAATAATTCGCAATTCACAAAATCTGGGTTTTCTAAGAAACTGCAATAATGCTGCTAAACACGCAAATGGAAAATATTTATTATTTTTAAATAATGATACTCAAGTTCAACCCATGTGGCTGTCTTCTTTGGTTGAACTTATTGAAAGTGATGAAAATATCGGTATGGTTGGTTCGAAGCTTGTATTTCCAAATTCAACGATTCAAGAAGCAGGAGCTTATATAAGTAGAGAAGGGCAAAGCTATAGGCATGGTCAAAATAAAAATCCATTCCTGAATCAATTTAATAATATTAAAGAAGTAGACTATATATCAGGAGCTTCTATTTTATTATCAAGAGAATTGTGGAAAGAACTTGATGGATTTGATGAAATTTATGATAAAGCTTACTATGAAGATGTTGATTTAGCCTTTAAAGTAAGGGAACTTAAAGGTTTAAGAGTAATGTATCAACCAGGCTCTGAAGTTATACATTTTGAAGGAACATCTCATAATGAAAAAGCATTATTATATTCAAATATAAACAAAGATAAGTTTGTTGAGAAATGGGCTACGGTTTTAAACGAAAAGCATTTGATTTTTGATAAATTACTTCAAAAATACAAATAAAATCACTAGACTTGTTAAAAATTGGTTAAAACTTTAGAAATCAAAATCTTTATATTTTTGAGTTTTAAAATAATTTTTAAAATTTCGTGGATATTTTAAAGGATTAGGTACTTCAGGATATTTTGTTTTAATAAATCTTTCAAATATGCCTACTTTACTTCCTGAATAGGGCGTTCCTCCCATTTGAATCCATTCTTTATAATTTTCATTCCATTCTTGATTGTTATAAAAATTCCAGAATTTTTCTGCACAATAAGGATGCAAAACAGAAGCGGTTGAAGCATTTTTTGACCTGGGGTGGCAATTATATTTTTCATCAATATTAAAAATATCAAGCTTGAATTCCTCAAGCAAAATGTTGATAATCCCTTGATCCGCACAGTAAAGATGTTCAGAAAGTTCATTAGTTTTTTTATAACACCATTCTTTTATATCTTTGTAATTTAGAAGAGTATCATTGAAAATGATTACTCCTGCATTATAAAAACAACTTTCCATATTATAATCATCAATATTTTTAGTGAAATTAATTTTTAATGGTTGCTTGGTCTGCCAGAGACCTATTTGCGCATCAAAGTCTGCCACAAGGGGAGTCAAGTTGCCTTTAATCAGAAGATCAACATCAAGCCATAAAACTTTTTTGTATTCATTTAATAAAGTTAAACACTCATATCTTGAAAAAGTCATTT from the bacterium genome contains:
- a CDS encoding FkbM family methyltransferase, which gives rise to MIKKLIRRKIHKRIIKFMKKFTQEKGGLEDYQVLFNELHKCSIIGLNIGGTLELSDSGEDLTIKNMINMINMIENEDVTIFDVGANVGNYSTEILKGCINKKLYLHAFEPSKATFEKLNKNINNPNVKLNNFGLSDKEETLTLYKDTPSSDLASLYDRKIEHFNINLHIKEEVELKTLDLYCQANNINYIDVLKLDVEGHEFNVLNGAKNMLNAKKIKIIQFEFGGCNVDSRTFFRDFWYLLKENYKIYRVLRDGLFEFTQYEERQEILIYSNFIAVIKED
- a CDS encoding FdtA/QdtA family cupin domain-containing protein, producing MQYKLIDLNVNGDDRGSLVAFEKNQNVPFEVKRAFYIFDTKGEITRGVHANKKSEFLLIVISGSCRVKVDTGKEQDDILLNKPQKALYLNKLVWKEMYEFSHNTVLLVLSNEYYDENEYIRDYNHFFNMVNNA
- a CDS encoding glycosyltransferase family 2 protein, encoding MSFKKAIILLFKKRFVRFKTTPEFFTFKKTNNAIVSIIIPVYNQYNFTRLCLWSILQNTKDLSYEIIIADDNSNDETEYIQKKIGNLTIIRNSQNLGFLRNCNNAAKHANGKYLLFLNNDTQVQPMWLSSLVELIESDENIGMVGSKLVFPNSTIQEAGAYISREGQSYRHGQNKNPFLNQFNNIKEVDYISGASILLSRELWKELDGFDEIYDKAYYEDVDLAFKVRELKGLRVMYQPGSEVIHFEGTSHNEKALLYSNINKDKFVEKWATVLNEKHLIFDKLLQKYK
- a CDS encoding glycosyltransferase, which gives rise to MKKQLAIVLGATGNITFGLANVLMGLKKYKIEIPYEIIVFGQNISSNDKKLLNQIIPINFIEYNYPTTGEIHSKSTCDRFTQMTFSRYECLTLLNEYKKVLWLDVDLLIKGNLTPLVADFDAQIGLWQTKQPLKINFTKNIDDYNMESCFYNAGVIIFNDTLLNYKDIKEWCYKKTNELSEHLYCADQGIINILLEEFKLDIFNIDEKYNCHPRSKNASTASVLHPYCAEKFWNFYNNQEWNENYKEWIQMGGTPYSGSKVGIFERFIKTKYPEVPNPLKYPRNFKNYFKTQKYKDFDF